The Lasioglossum baleicum chromosome 12, iyLasBale1, whole genome shotgun sequence genome includes a region encoding these proteins:
- the LOC143214183 gene encoding protein nessun dorma-like, which yields MEIYTFDKSLQERLVELTEILSSRGENVPASQIKSEWSYHVELVLEPVGWRALWKIPRLVCEDFQVHYPTIVVVEVEQVDFTELSALVKIIAVQDEIHLPDKYDVPLVELYPTHKQENTNVLDMVGTVNCIDQLRFFYNYLWMPWDIDDDDNTDWVSVHLETRIRLFFDMKRGTVSKDTSDVIRTLIREGREIQQRIARLEDTISEDEETQEEVDGGTACQLMKLHFRLQQIKTEMEVLENPAMREILVKNRTDSLNNQKLQRKESKERSTEGYFVWLGGTLEEMMKAISKTQASIPAELYFKISGSLQETLQVCDSGDIIAIGEGTHYIKSAGNLEEGGTIRGISNVERTVLSVKDIETAPSLLDFSGNEVLLEGITIDAGDLRAVVIIRAGTTRIVNCRIIALSESIVKLGVVVLPNAKLIIENSVLDGLGTAVVIYSNADVYMDNCNFKNCAEGVQVWHRPNFFFF from the exons ATGGAGATATACACTTTTGACAAGAGTCTTCAAGAAAGGCTGGTTGAACTAACCGAGATATTATCCAGCAGAGGTGAGAACGTACCTGCCTCTCAAATTAAATCGGAATGGTCCTATCATGTAGAGCTCGTATTAGAGCCTGTTGGTTGGCGAGCATTGTGGAAGATACCTCGTCTGGTATGTGAAGATTTTCAAGTCCATTATCCCACCATAGTAGTGGTTGAAGTGGAGCAAGTTGATTTCACCGAACTGTCGGCACTGGTTAAGATTATTGCTGTTCAAGATGAAATTCATCTGCCAGACAAATACGATGTGCCGCTTGTAGAACTTTATCCGACTCATAAACAAGAGAATACTAACGTGTTGGACATGGTGGGCACAGTGAACTGCATCGATCAACTAAGattcttttataattatttatggaTGCCATGGGACATAGACGATGACGACAATACTGATTGGGTGTCTGTGCATCTAGAGACTAGAATTAGATTGTTCTTCGACATGAAGAGAGGCACTGTCAGCAAAGACACGAGCGATGTAATTAGAACTTTAATACGAGAGGGCAGAGAGATTCAACAGAGGATAGCGAGGCTGGAGGACACCATTTCTGAAGATGAAGAGACCCAGGAAGAAGTAGATGGGGGAACGGCATGTCAATTGATGAAGCTTCACTTCAGGCTGCAGCAAATCAAGACAGAGATGGAGGTCCTTGAGAATCCTGCTATGAGAGAGATTCTTGTGAAGAATAGAACGGATTCTTTGAATAATCAGAAGCTCCAGAGAAAAGAGAGCAAAGAAAGGAGCACCGAAGGGTACTTTGTATGGCTGGGTGGCACTCTGGAGGAAATGATGAAAGCTATAAGCAAAACCCAAGCCTCTATACCTGCAGAATTATATTTTAA AATATCTGGGTCTTTGCAAGAGACTTTGCAGGTCTGCGATTCAGGAGACATAATCGCAATCGGAGAAGGAACTCATTACATCAAAAGCGCCGGGAATTTAGAAGAAGGAGGCACGATTAGGGGTATTAGTAACGTAGAGCGCACGGTTCTTTCCGTTAAAGACATCGAGACCGCGCCGTCTTTGCTCGACTTCTCCGGCAACGAA gtACTCTTAGAAGGTATTACCATAGACGCAGGAGATCTCAGAGCTGTTGTGATAATCCGTGCTGGAACCACGAGAATAGTTAATTGTCGAATAATCGCGTTGAGTGAAAGTATAGTCAAATTAGGTGTGGTCGTTTTGCCAAACGCGAAACTGATCATCGAGAATTCCGTTCTGGACGGCCTCGGCACGGCCGTAGTCATTTACAGTAACGCAGATGTGTACATGgacaattgcaattttaaaaattgtgctgAGGGTGTACAGGTGTGGCATCgtcctaattttttttttttttaa
- the LOC143214188 gene encoding ADP-ribosylation factor-like protein 2-binding protein: protein MSGEVIDSCLFTSEDENTEQSSKNVEDRLFDEIIGYIEDILLEDEFHGIQKKFLEEYWDIFEPIEENKLIYTHIFNEYNKAVETYIVNYLQKAIPHFNIETFLQLLKNKQNELEGEVFEVLSTFTDFMAFKEMFLDYRAVKEGKVEDLSSGISVTCLQTNARNNHLLR from the exons ATGTCCGGTGAAGTAATAG ACAGTTGCCTTTTTACCAGCGAGGACGAAAATACGGAACAGAGTTCGAAAAATGTGGAGGACAGGCTTTTCGATGAGATTATTGGTTATATCGAGGATATTTTGTTAGAAGACGAATTTCATGGTATTCAAAAAAAGTTTTTGGAAGAATATTGGGACATTTTTGAGCCAATCGaagaaaacaaattaatttacacgcACATCTTCAATGAATAT aaCAAAGCTGTGGAAACTTACATTGTTAATTACCTGCAAAAAGCAATACCACATTTTAACATAGAAACATTCCTGCAACTCTTAAA aaataaacaaaatgaaTTGGAGGGTGAAGTTTTCGAAGTACTATCAACATTCACTGATTTTATGGCCTTCAAAGAAATGTTCCTTGATTACAGAGCT GTGAAGGAAGGTAAAGTCGAAGATCTCAGCTCTGGAATATCCGTTACGTGTCTACAAACAAATGCGAGAAATAATCATTTGCTAAGATAA